TGGTCGCGAAACAGGACAGAATCAAGTCATAGCTTGACTCAAACCATCTCAGAACTACGAATTTATTGGGCGGCTAGGATAAACGTAGGCGAACGCTTAGGCTCCGCCGCAACCGTGACCACACAGTTGTTATTTTGCCCGTACTTTTTGTAACAATGTCCACCGTTTTGGAAGTTTGCTGGCACCGCCCCGGTGCGAATCTGTTATTTGGTTTGCCTCAACCGTTTGGAAGATATGTCCCATTTTGCAGTTGTTCGCAGGCATAAGCCCCATCAGTCCCATAATGTACTGACGAGTCCATCCTTCCGGCCGGACATTCAGGGTCTCCGAGCGTTTGCGGTCGTTGTCGTTATCTTGGACCATCTATTACAGTGGCCGGCCGGCGGCTTTATCGGTGTTGATATTTTTTTTGTAGTATCAGGTTTCCTGATTACGGGTCAACTGATTCGTCAGTATGAGTCCACCGGCCGGATCTCGTTGAAAGACTTTTATCTCCGCCGTATCAAGAGGATCTTGCCTGCATCCTTACTCGTGTTAATAGTCACTGTTATTGCAGCCAAGCTGATCTTTAACGCGAGCCGTTCGGCCGAAACGCTTATTGACGGCTTCTGGGCGGCCTTGTTTTCAGCAAATTGGCGTTTTGCTTTCGCTGGGACAGATTATTTCCAGGCAGATGGGCCCGTTTCCCCCCTGCAGCATTACTGGTCGTTGTCCGTCGAGGAACAGTTCTATTTTGTTTGGCCATGGATCATGGTTGCTTCGTTTTTTGTCTTTCTCCGGGGTGATCGGAGGCGAAACCCCCGCTCCGTGCGTCTGGTGGTCGGTACCTCCATTGTGTTGCTGTCGGCGTTGTCATTCGCGTGGGCCTTACACGAGACTCAGTCGAGTCCGGGCATCGCATATTTTTCAACCCTCTCGCGTGCCTGGGAGCTTGGTGTCGGTGCTTTTCTGGCTGTGCTCATGCCACAACTTGCTAACATCCCGCATAAGTACCGAACGCCCCTAGCTCGGTCCGCAGCTCTTGGCCTGTTGCTTTCGGTTTTTGTTATTAGCTCGGCAAGTTCCTTTCCGGCACCAGCTGCCTTATTTCCTGTAGTCTGCACGGCGGTGCTGATCGCAGCTGGTACCGGGAGCGTGCCTCATAGCGGTCTTTTTGTCTTTACTAACAGGGTAAGCGGCTACCTCGGTAATATATCCTTCTCTCTATACCTTTGGCACTTTCCAGTAATCGTCTTTATGTTGCAGATTTTGGACGAGGGGAGTACCTATTACGCGCTGAGTATAGTCCTTATGTTGTTTTGCGCTGTCTCCTGTTATCATCTGGTCGAGGACCCTTTGCGGAAACCAAACTGGCGGAAGCGTTGCATTGGCGTCCTTCAGCATCCATCCACTATGAGTAAAAATTTCGTGCACTCTGTGTTTGGATTTATCTGTGTTCTCACAGTTGCACTCGTGACTTTCGTACTTGTATTTCCACCACATGTAGTTTCCGCTTCGGACAATCATTTTGTTCCAAGAACCGCGATTAGTGAGGCCCGCGTTGAGGAGGAGTTACCAGCAGGCATATCGGCTTTGCAGGCAGAGCTCTCAACCGCTTTACAGGCAGATTCTTGGCCCATATTGGAACCGACCATGGACGAAGCGATCAACTCAGCTCAGGCACCAAGTCCGATAGCCTCCTGTGGCGATCCTGGCCCAATAAGTCTGGAAGACTGCTTTCTAGGCCCTGTCGATGCTTCACACGTAGCGATCGTGATGGGTGACTCTATAGCCCTGACGATGGCGAATCCTATTCAGAAAGCGCTCGGCAACGACTGGAAAGTTATCAGCTACGGCATGTATGGGTGCTCTTTTTCTTCCGTTGTTGTTGACAATCCAGACCCTGCTATCACGGAGGGTTGCGCTGAACGTAACGAGGAAAGTGTTCGAACAGTTCATGATTTGAAGCCCGAGGCTGTTTTTATCGCAAATAGCTACGCCCCGAGGACAAAACTAGGGGCAGACGCTCCCATGTCGCCTAGTCAGTGGTCAGACACAGTTCGAGAGGCTGCAACTTCCTTGACTACTGACGTGGACAATATTATATTCGTAGCTGCTCCTCCCTCTGATAAAGATCCGAAGGAATGTTATAACCGGGTAGGTTCTCCCTCGGATTGCGTTTCTTCTATTCCGAGTTCATGGTCGGAGACATTTAGTTCTGAGTCTCGAATGGCGACGGCGAATAATTGGGCCTTCATAGATAGCCGCTCTCTGTACTGTGTTGATCGTGCTTGCCCAGCATTCGCC
This genomic interval from Arthrobacter sp. zg-Y820 contains the following:
- a CDS encoding acyltransferase family protein, producing MSHFAVVRRHKPHQSHNVLTSPSFRPDIQGLRAFAVVVVILDHLLQWPAGGFIGVDIFFVVSGFLITGQLIRQYESTGRISLKDFYLRRIKRILPASLLVLIVTVIAAKLIFNASRSAETLIDGFWAALFSANWRFAFAGTDYFQADGPVSPLQHYWSLSVEEQFYFVWPWIMVASFFVFLRGDRRRNPRSVRLVVGTSIVLLSALSFAWALHETQSSPGIAYFSTLSRAWELGVGAFLAVLMPQLANIPHKYRTPLARSAALGLLLSVFVISSASSFPAPAALFPVVCTAVLIAAGTGSVPHSGLFVFTNRVSGYLGNISFSLYLWHFPVIVFMLQILDEGSTYYALSIVLMLFCAVSCYHLVEDPLRKPNWRKRCIGVLQHPSTMSKNFVHSVFGFICVLTVALVTFVLVFPPHVVSASDNHFVPRTAISEARVEEELPAGISALQAELSTALQADSWPILEPTMDEAINSAQAPSPIASCGDPGPISLEDCFLGPVDASHVAIVMGDSIALTMANPIQKALGNDWKVISYGMYGCSFSSVVVDNPDPAITEGCAERNEESVRTVHDLKPEAVFIANSYAPRTKLGADAPMSPSQWSDTVREAATSLTTDVDNIIFVAAPPSDKDPKECYNRVGSPSDCVSSIPSSWSETFSSESRMATANNWAFIDSRSLYCVDRACPAFAGGVATKSDRAHITIEYGEMIAPALRELMPASVGGK